The following proteins are encoded in a genomic region of Solea senegalensis isolate Sse05_10M linkage group LG5, IFAPA_SoseM_1, whole genome shotgun sequence:
- the LOC122769111 gene encoding C-C motif chemokine 19-like, with amino-acid sequence MSVCGNMKVFICCWIIFIMSCCTLSWAQVPVDCCLSVKNKTIPSHMIVSHRRQFSGQGCAIDATILLTRRGRNLCVPAHEPWVKQLSARVDQRNTCTKHGVSERRRCKQRVNNSVKELL; translated from the exons atgagtgtgtgtgggaacaTGAAAGTCTTCATCTGCTGCTGGATCATCTTCATCATGAGCTGCTGCACAC tgtcgtGGGCTCAGGTTCCCGTCGACTGTTGCCTCAGCGTCAAGAACAAAACTATTCCCAGTCACATGATCGTGAGTCATCGTCGTCAGTTCAGTGGGCAGGGCTGCGCCATCGACGCCACCAT tcTGTTGACGAGACGCGGCAGGAACCTGTGTGTCCCCGCCCACGAACCCTGGGTCAAACAGCTGAGCGCACGCGTGGATCAACGCAACACATGCACG aaacacggtgtgtcagagagaagaagatgtAAACAAAGAGTAAACAACAGCGTCAAAGAGCTTCTGTGA